The genomic DNA GGGGCCGCCCGGTGGGCACCAGGCCCGCCGCCATACTGCGCGACCAGGAGCGCGCCAGGCGCTCGTCCACCAGGCCGCTGGGGCACTGGCCAGAGTCCAGCAGATGCTGGCGGGCCTGTCGCAAGGCGACGGGGGAAGTGTTGGGGCGCACGCTTTGTCTCCGTACAGGCTCAGGATGGCCTGCTTGTGGGTATGGGACGAGTATGGCGGGCAGCAACGCCGGGGGCAAGGGCGCGGGCGCCAGGTTTGCGCCAACTGTTCCATTTCGTGACAGGTGTTGCGGTACGGCACAGCACGGCGGGCCCACGGCGACAGGTGAGCCCCTGGTTGGCAGAAAAATCCCAATGAAATCAACACGCCGCGCGCCTTGGCCAGCTGGCATGGGTTTTGAGTAGGGGGTTGGTATCGGACAGGCCCCATGAGGCCCGCCCGATACACACAACCATCGCAGGAGACAACACACCATGACCGTTTACGCAGCCCCCGGCGCCGCTGGCGCCAAGATCGCCTACAAGCCCCAGTACAACAACTTCATCGGGGGCAAATTCGTGCCCCCGGTCAAGGGCCAATACTTTGATGTCATCTCGCCGGTCAACGGCAAGGTCTACACCCAGGCAGCCCGCTCCACCGCCGAAGACATCGAACTGGCGCTGGACGCTGCGCACGCCGCCGCCGACGCCTGGGGCAAGACCGACGCCGCCACGCGCGGCAACATCCTGCTGAAAATTGCCGATCGCATCGAGCAGAACCTGGAGCTGCTGGCCTACGCCGAAACCGTGGACAACGGCAAGGCGATCCGCGAGACGCTGAACGCCGACATCCCGCTGACCGTGGACCACTTCCGCTATTTCGCGGGCGCCATTCGCGCACAAGAGGGCGGCATCAGCGAGATCGATAGCGACACCGTGGCCTACCACCTGCACGAGCCACTGGGCGTGGTCGGCCAGATCATCCCCTGGAATTTCCCCATCCTGATGGCCGCCTGGAAGCTGGCCCCCGCCCTGGGCGCCGGCAACTGCGTGGTGCTCAAGCCGGCGGAGTCCACCCCCATCTCCATCCTGATCCTGGCCGAGCTGATTGCCGACCTGCTGCCGCCCGGCGTGCTGAACATCGTCAACGGCTATGGCCGCGAGGCAGGCATGCCGCTGGCCACCAGCAAGCGCATTGCCAAGATCGCCTTCACCGGATCGACCAGCACGGGCCGCGTGATTGCGCAGGCCGCCGCCAACAACCTGATCCCCGCCACGCTGGAGCTGGGCGGCAAGAGCCCCAATGTGTTCTTTGCCGACATCATGGACAAGGACGATGCGTTTCTGGACAAAGCCATCGAAGGCCTGGTGCTGTTCGCCTTCAACCAGGGCGAGGTCTGCACTTGCCCCAGCCGCGCCATCATTCAAGAATCGATCTACGACAAGTTCATGGAGCGCGTGCTCAAGCGCGTGGCCGCCATCAAGCACCAGAACCCGCTGGATACCGACAGCATGATGGGCGCGCAAGCCAGCAAGGAGCAGCTCACCAAGATCCTGAGCTACCTCGACCTGGGCAAGCAGGAAGGCGCCGAAGTGCTGGCCGGTGGCGGCCAGGCGCACCTGGGTGGCGATCTGGAAGGCGGCTACTACGTGCAGCCCACGCTGTTCAAGGGCCACAACAAGATGCGCATCTTCCAGGAAGAAATATTCGGCCCCGTGCTGGCCGTGACCACCTTCAAGGACGAAGCCGAGGCGCTGGAAATTGCCAATGACACGCTGTACGGCCTGGGCGCAGGCGTGTGGAGCCGCAACGGCAACGTGGCCTACCGCATGGGCCGCGCGATCAAGGCCGGGCGCGTGTGGACCAACTGCTACCACGCCTACCCGGCGCACGCGGCGTTTGGCGGCTACAAGGAATCGGGCATCGGGCGTGAGAACCACAAGATGATGCTGAACCACTACCAGCAAACCAAGAACCTCTTGGTGAGCTACTCAGAAAACAAGCTCGGCTTCTTCTGATGGGGGGTGGCGGTCCAAAAACCGCCCCTGGCGTCGTTGCTCCGTCTTGCCGTGGCGCTGCCACTGTCTGCGACGGAGACGCCTGGCCAGGGACGGTTTGTGAACCGCGGGAAACGTTTCTACTGACGCGGCTCGTTGTTCCAACTTGCCGCGTTTGTTTTTGCATCGCACGCTGGAGACACCCTATGGTCGATAAAGTCATCGCCACCCCCGCCGCGCTGGAGCTGGTGGCCTTTCTGCAAGCCAAACACGGGCCCGATCTGATGTTCCACCAGTCGGGCGGCTGCTGCGACAACAGCGCGGCCAACTGCTACCTGCCCGGCGAAATCACCATGGGCGCGGGCGACGTGTACCTGGGTGACATCGGCGGCTGCCCGTTCTACATCGGGCGCGCGCAGTACGAGACCTGGAAACACACGCAGCTCATCATCGACGTGATCGAAGGCACCGGCGGTACCTTCTCGCTCGAAGGGCCTGAGGGCAAGGCCTTCCACACCCGCTCTCGCGTCTTCACTGACGCAGAGCTGGCCGCGCTGGGCATCGAGCGCCCTCTGGGCTGACGTCAACGCCCCACCAGGAAGTGGTGGCGTATTTTCAAGCAAAAATGGCCTGTAGCGCTTTATACATAAGCGCGAAGCGCTATTGAAGTCGTAGCATTCCGCTGTGGCTGCGCTCATCGCCCAGGCGGAACACCGACACCACCTGCACCAGGTCTTCGGCCTGGTTCTTGAGGCTGCTGGCAGCGGCGGCCATCTCCTCGACCAGGGCGGCGTTCTGCTGGGTGACCTGGTCCATCTGCGTCACTGCCTCACCGACCTGGGCCACGCCCAGCGATTGCTCGTGGCTGGCGGCGCTGATCTCGCCCACGATGTCGGTCACGCGGCGGATGGCGCCCACCACCTCGCCCATGGTGGCGCCGGCGCGGTCCACCAGGGCGTTGCCCTGGGCCACGCGCTCTACGCTGGCGCTGATAAGCGTCTTGATCTCGCGCGCGGCCTCGGCGCTGCGCCCGGCCAGGCTGCGCACTTCGCTGGCCACCACGGCAAAGCCCCGGCCCTGCTCGCCCGCGCGGGCGGCTTCGACGGCGGCGTTGAGCGCCAGGATGTTGGTCTGGAACGCGATGGAATCGATCACGCCGATGATGTCCGCGATCTTTTGCGACGCGGCGTTGATGCCCTGCATGGTTTCCACCACCTGCGCCACCACCTCGCCGCCCTGCACAGCCACGGCGCTGGCGCTGGCGGCCAGCTGGCTGGCCTGCTGGGCGCTGTCGGCGTTTTGCCGCACGGTGGCGTTGAGCTGCTCCATCGAGGCGGCGGTTTCTTCGAGCGCGCTGGCCTGGCTTTCGGTGCGGGCCGACAGGTCGGTGTTGCCCTGCGCAATTTGCACGCTGGCGGTGGCCACGCTCTCCGAGCCGCCGCGCACGTTGCGCACCACGTCGGTGAGCTGCTGGCGCATCTGCAGCAGGGCCGCCAGCAATTGGCCGACCTCGTTGCTGCCGTGGGCTATGGGGCCGCCGCTCAGGTCGCCCTGCGCCACGGCGCGCGACAGCTGCACGGCCTGCGCCAGCGGTTGCGTCATGGAGCGCACGAACACCAGGGCCATGCCGGCGGTGAGCGACAGCGTTGCCAGCAAGGCCGCGGCCACCCACAGCAGGTTTTGCTGCAGATCGGCCACGCGGCGCTCCAGGGCCTGTACCAGGTTGTCTGCGGCCTGGGTGTTGAGCGCGTTCAGCGCTTCGATGGTGCGGGTGAAGTGGTCGAAATAGTCCTTGGACGGGAGCTTGAATTCGGTGGCGTTGATCACCTCGCGCTCCAGCAGTTGCAGCGACTGGGTGATCAGGCCCTGGATCTCCGGGGTCTTGCCCCCCAGCGACTGGCGAAACTGCGGGTTCAGTTCCAGCGCCCGGTCAAAACTGCGCAGGGTTTCGGCCTGCAGTTCGGTCACGCGCTGGCGCAGCACCAGCAGCTGGCCCTTGTCTTGCGCGGGCAGCTCGCCGCGCCCCAGAAAACCCGAGCCCTGTGCGCGCAGCACGCCCAGTTTTTCGCCCAGCATCGGGGCGTGCACCAGCGCGGCCTGGATCAGCGCATGGGTGTCGGCATCGGGGTCGGTCTGCAGGCCGTAGGCGTGCAGCAGGCCCTCGTTGATCCGCATGATGGATGCAATCAGCTGCGTGTGCTGCGCCGTGCTTTGCGCCGGCTGCAGGCTGCGTGCGGCCACGGCCTGCTCCAGGGCCTTCCAGGTCTGCTGGGCCTGCGCCCACGCGCTGGTTTGCGCGGTGGGCACCTGGGCGGCGGCAAAGCTGGTTGCGACTTCGCCCATGGCTTTTTCCAGCGCATCGCGGGCGGCGGGGCGGCGCGCCGCCAGCGTCTCGTCACCGCCCAGCATGCCGGCCGACAGGCCGCGGTGCACCTGCATCAGTCGCACTACCTGGTTCAGCACCAGCGCGGGCGCGGCGCCCACGGATTCTTGCCGCGCCGCCGCAATCGACTGCAGTGAATTGCTCACGTAAAGGAACGTGGGCAGGGCGCTCATCATCAGCCCCATGGTGCCCAGGATCATGAATTTATGCAGCAAGCCCAGGCGATGGAGGAGAGACATGGCAAAAAGCGCACAGACGCGCAGGTCGTGAAAACACAAAGGCCGAACCGGGATGCCGGCAACGTTCAGACTGCGAACCCCTGCGGATTCCCACAGTCTGTAACGCAATGTACAAACACTCGCACCCAGTGGTTTTGACTCAAATCAAGTGATGACAGCTGTGTGTCGGCGGCCCATGGGCCATGGCACTGTGCGGCGTCTGCCGGTCGGACGAAGGCTTGGGGGCTGTCCGGCGGATGCAGAGGGCTGGTGAATAATGACCGACGTCTTTTTTGTGGAGATTCCCCGGCATGCATTCCATCACCTTGCGCTTTCTGGCCGCCAGCGGCGCGCCATCGGCATCTGGTCGCATCCAGGGCGGAACGGTCTTGCTCTGGGCCGACGAAGCCGGTCTGGCCTGCGCCAGCGCCTGGGCGCACGGTGACTGTGCGACGGCCTTTGTGGGCAGCACCAGTTTTTTGCGGCCCGTTCGCCCCGGTGATCTGGTGGAAGTGGAGGCCCGCCTGGCCTATACCGGCGGCAGCAGCATGAGCATGGCCATCGAAGTGCGAGCGGGCAGCGTGCAGAGCCGCGAACTGCAGCCCGTGACCCATTGCGTGGCGGTGTACGCAGCCGTGGGTGACGATGGCCAGCCCCGCGCGGTGGACGCCTGGACGCCAGAGACCCCCGGCGACATCGCGCTGGCGCAACGCGTCAAGGCCCATATCGACGCTGCACGCGCTGCACAGTGAGCAATCCCATGACGCCTCTGGCAGGGCCGATGCGGGCCCGCGATCTTCTG from Acidovorax sp. T1 includes the following:
- the exaC gene encoding acetaldehyde dehydrogenase ExaC, encoding MTVYAAPGAAGAKIAYKPQYNNFIGGKFVPPVKGQYFDVISPVNGKVYTQAARSTAEDIELALDAAHAAADAWGKTDAATRGNILLKIADRIEQNLELLAYAETVDNGKAIRETLNADIPLTVDHFRYFAGAIRAQEGGISEIDSDTVAYHLHEPLGVVGQIIPWNFPILMAAWKLAPALGAGNCVVLKPAESTPISILILAELIADLLPPGVLNIVNGYGREAGMPLATSKRIAKIAFTGSTSTGRVIAQAAANNLIPATLELGGKSPNVFFADIMDKDDAFLDKAIEGLVLFAFNQGEVCTCPSRAIIQESIYDKFMERVLKRVAAIKHQNPLDTDSMMGAQASKEQLTKILSYLDLGKQEGAEVLAGGGQAHLGGDLEGGYYVQPTLFKGHNKMRIFQEEIFGPVLAVTTFKDEAEALEIANDTLYGLGAGVWSRNGNVAYRMGRAIKAGRVWTNCYHAYPAHAAFGGYKESGIGRENHKMMLNHYQQTKNLLVSYSENKLGFF
- a CDS encoding DUF779 domain-containing protein — its product is MVDKVIATPAALELVAFLQAKHGPDLMFHQSGGCCDNSAANCYLPGEITMGAGDVYLGDIGGCPFYIGRAQYETWKHTQLIIDVIEGTGGTFSLEGPEGKAFHTRSRVFTDAELAALGIERPLG
- a CDS encoding acyl-CoA thioesterase, whose protein sequence is MHSITLRFLAASGAPSASGRIQGGTVLLWADEAGLACASAWAHGDCATAFVGSTSFLRPVRPGDLVEVEARLAYTGGSSMSMAIEVRAGSVQSRELQPVTHCVAVYAAVGDDGQPRAVDAWTPETPGDIALAQRVKAHIDAARAAQ
- a CDS encoding methyl-accepting chemotaxis protein gives rise to the protein MSLLHRLGLLHKFMILGTMGLMMSALPTFLYVSNSLQSIAAARQESVGAAPALVLNQVVRLMQVHRGLSAGMLGGDETLAARRPAARDALEKAMGEVATSFAAAQVPTAQTSAWAQAQQTWKALEQAVAARSLQPAQSTAQHTQLIASIMRINEGLLHAYGLQTDPDADTHALIQAALVHAPMLGEKLGVLRAQGSGFLGRGELPAQDKGQLLVLRQRVTELQAETLRSFDRALELNPQFRQSLGGKTPEIQGLITQSLQLLEREVINATEFKLPSKDYFDHFTRTIEALNALNTQAADNLVQALERRVADLQQNLLWVAAALLATLSLTAGMALVFVRSMTQPLAQAVQLSRAVAQGDLSGGPIAHGSNEVGQLLAALLQMRQQLTDVVRNVRGGSESVATASVQIAQGNTDLSARTESQASALEETAASMEQLNATVRQNADSAQQASQLAASASAVAVQGGEVVAQVVETMQGINAASQKIADIIGVIDSIAFQTNILALNAAVEAARAGEQGRGFAVVASEVRSLAGRSAEAAREIKTLISASVERVAQGNALVDRAGATMGEVVGAIRRVTDIVGEISAASHEQSLGVAQVGEAVTQMDQVTQQNAALVEEMAAAASSLKNQAEDLVQVVSVFRLGDERSHSGMLRLQ